The following DNA comes from Frankia casuarinae.
GGACACCCGGCGCTGGCGCGTCGAACCGGGCCGGCCGACCGCCGCGGACCGGACCATCGAACCGGACATGAACAGCGCGGCGGCCTTCCTCGCGGCGGCGGTCGCCACCGGCGGGCGGGTGATGATCTCGGACTGGCCGGAGTCGACCGAGCAGCCCGGCCGGCTGCTGCCCGATCTGCTGGTGGCGATGGGAGGCACGGCCCGGCGCACGTCGGCGGGCCTGGAGATCACCGGCGCCGGTGCCGTCCACGGGATCGACGTCGATCTGTCCGACTTCGGGGAAGCCGCTCCGATACTGACCGCCCTCGCCGTGCTCGCCGACTCGCCGTCACGGCTACGGGGCATCGCGCACCTGCGGCTGCAGGAGACCGACCGGCTGGCCGCCCTGGCCCTCGAACTCGGTCGCCTGGGCGCACGGATCACCGTCGCCGACGACGGGCTGGCGATCAGTCCGGCGCCCCTGCACGGCGCCCGGCTCGACCCGCACGCCGATCATCGGCTGGCGATGGCCTACGCGGTGGTCGGCCTCGTGGTGCCCGGGATCGTCATCGACGACATCGCGACGACCGGCAAGACGGTGCCGGACTTCCCCGAGATGTGGACGGCGATGCTGGACCAATGAGCGGCGCGACGCGACGCCCCCCAGGCCAGGCCGGCTGCCCCCCGGGTCCGACCGACAGCGCCGGCGGCTAGTCCGATGGCCCGCGAGCTGGACGAGGACGACGTCCGGGTCCGGCCGAGCCGGGGATCGCGCCCCCGGACCCGGGACCGGCCCGACCATGCCGAGGCGGTCGCGGCGGTGGTAGTGGGTGTCGACCGCGGCCGGTACACCTGCCGGCTCGACACGATGGCCGACCGCCTGGTCGCGGCCGTGCGCGGTGGGTCGATGCGCCGGACCTCCGTGATAGTCGGTGACCGGGTGGCCCTCGTGGGAGATGTCTCCGGGGCGGCGGGCCTCTTGGCGCGCATCGTCCGCCGCGAGGAACGCACGAGCGTCCTGCGGCGCACCCCCGACGACAGCGATCCGGTGGAACGCCCGATCGTCGCGAACGCCGACGTCCTGGTCATCGTCTGCGCGGTCACCGATCCGCCGCCGCGGCCCGGCCTGATCGACCGATGCCTGGTCGCCGCCTACGACGGCGGGCTCTCCCCGGTCCTGTGCCTGACCAAGACGGATCTCGCGGATCCGGCAGCGCTGGTGGACCTGTACCGCCCACTCGGACTCCCCGTCGTGACCACGCGCCCCGGTGGGGACCTGCGCGCGCTGCTGGAGCTGCTGACCAATCGGGTCAGTGTGCTGTTCGGGCACAGCGGGGTCGGCAAGTCCACCCTGGTGAACCGGCTGGTGCCGGCGGCGGACCGGGCGATCGGCGAGGTCAACGCCGTGACCGGCCGCGGCCGGCACACCTCGTCGGCCGCTGTCGCACTGCGGCTGCCCCAGGGGGGCACTGTCGTGGACACCCCGGGTGTCCGGTCGTTCGGGCTCGGCGCGGTGTCCCCGGACCGCGTGCTGCGCGCCTTCGAGGACCTCGCCGCGGCCGCCGCGCACTGTCAGCCCGGATGCCAGCACCTGGCGCCGTCCCCCGACTGCGCCCTGGACTCGGCGGTGCGGGACGGCCATGCCGACGCCGCCCGGCTGGCGAGCCTGCGCCGGCTGCTCGGCACCCGCGGAGCCTCACCTTGATCGCAATAGATCGGGAGATTGGTCACACTAACCCCGCCACCTGGTGTCCGGCGCCCGGGACCACCGACGCGCGGTGGGGCTCGGCTCGTAGTCTCGCAGGCGTGACCCCGCCTAACCCCGCATCCGTGAGCATCGAACCGACCGCGGACTCCGACACCGTCGCCATCGCCGACGATCTGGCCCTCGCGCTCAGCCTCGCGGACGCCGCCGACCGGATCACTCTTTCCCGATTCCAGGCAGTAGACCTGCACGTCGAGTCGAAGCCGGACAACACCCCGGTCTCCGACGCCGACACCGCCGTCGAGTCCATGATCCGCAAACGGCTCGCCGTGGCCCGGCCGGGCGACGCCGTGCTCGGCGAGGAGGAGGGTCTCGTCGGATCGGGCGCCCGCCGGCGCTGGATCCTGGACCCCGTTGACGGCACCAAGAACTTCGTGCGCGGCGTGCCCGTCTGGGGCACCCTGCTCGGACTCGAGGTGGACGGCGAGATGGTCGTCGGGGTCGCGAGCGCCCCGGCGATGAGCCGACGGTGGTGGGGAGCCCGGGGCACCGGCGCCTTCACTCGCGACGCCACCGGCGACACCCGTGCCCTGAAGGTCTCCTCGGTCACCAGCCTGGGTGACGCCTTCCTGTCCTTCGCCTCCGTCGAGGGCTGGCAGACCGCCGACCGGCTGGAGGAGTTCCTCCACCTCGCCGGCCAGGTCTGGCGGACCCGCGCCTACGGCGACTTCTGGTCGCACATGATGGTCGCCGAGGGCGCCGTGGACCTCGCCTGCGAGCCCGAGGTGTCGCTCTGGGACATGGCCGCGCTCCAGGTCATCGTCGAGGAGGCCGGTGGCCGGTTCACCGAC
Coding sequences within:
- the hisN gene encoding histidinol-phosphatase — its product is MTPPNPASVSIEPTADSDTVAIADDLALALSLADAADRITLSRFQAVDLHVESKPDNTPVSDADTAVESMIRKRLAVARPGDAVLGEEEGLVGSGARRRWILDPVDGTKNFVRGVPVWGTLLGLEVDGEMVVGVASAPAMSRRWWGARGTGAFTRDATGDTRALKVSSVTSLGDAFLSFASVEGWQTADRLEEFLHLAGQVWRTRAYGDFWSHMMVAEGAVDLACEPEVSLWDMAALQVIVEEAGGRFTDLGGRRGPGHGTVLTTNGHLHNVALQSFNGSS
- the rsgA gene encoding ribosome small subunit-dependent GTPase A translates to MARELDEDDVRVRPSRGSRPRTRDRPDHAEAVAAVVVGVDRGRYTCRLDTMADRLVAAVRGGSMRRTSVIVGDRVALVGDVSGAAGLLARIVRREERTSVLRRTPDDSDPVERPIVANADVLVIVCAVTDPPPRPGLIDRCLVAAYDGGLSPVLCLTKTDLADPAALVDLYRPLGLPVVTTRPGGDLRALLELLTNRVSVLFGHSGVGKSTLVNRLVPAADRAIGEVNAVTGRGRHTSSAAVALRLPQGGTVVDTPGVRSFGLGAVSPDRVLRAFEDLAAAAAHCQPGCQHLAPSPDCALDSAVRDGHADAARLASLRRLLGTRGASP